TCCACGAGATCAGCAACCTTGAGGCCGAGGGCGACGACCTCGTGACGATGCACATCTACTCGCCGCCGCTGCGCGAGATGGCGATGTACGACCCCGCGAAGCCCGGCAAGATGACCTACCGCCCGGTGAACTTCGAATTCCTTGAGGGTAGCGGGATTTAGCCTCCGGAATGGCGGATGGGCGATTTTGGATTGCGGATTGAATTGTCGTTCTATCCGCCATCGTCTCACCCCGCCAGCATCTTCACGCACGCGACGACGAGCAGCAGCGTGAACACCGCGCGCACCCACACGACGGGGAGCTTGTGCGTCAGGTGGGCGCCGGCGTAGCTCGCGGCGATGGCGGTGGTCGCGAGGACGGCGGCGATGAGCAGGGCGGTGGGCGCATCGACGGGGAGCCCATTGGTGGTGGGGTGGTGCAGGTCGTGGAGCCCCATCAGCTTCCGCGCCGCGCCGACCGGGGCGGTCAGGCACATGACGGTCGAGCTCACCGCGACGCTGTTGCGCAGCGGGAGGTTGCAGAAGCGGTGGATCAGCGCGACCGCGATCACGCCGCCGCCGATGCCGAGGAGCCCCGCCGCGAGCCCGACGGTGACGCCGATGAGCGTGCAGCGGAGCCAGTCGGCGTGGGTCGGGCCTTCGTCTTCGTCGTCCCCGTTACCGCTGCGTTTCTGGAACAGCTTGCGGGCGTTGATGTAGACGGCGTAGAGGAGGAACACGCCGAAGATCTTTTCAAGCGCATCGCCGTCGAGCCGATCGCTGAGCATGACGCCGACAACGATCGCGATCAGCGCCCCGGGCAGCATGCGCCCCGCGACGTCGAAGCGGATCGCGCGTTTTTTGTAGTGCTTGATAAACGCCGGGATCGCGACCAGCACGTTGACACACATCGCCGCGGCCTGGGCGAGGTGGTAGTCCGCGCCCAGCCCGACGTTGATGACGGGGATCATGATGACGCTGCCGCCGATGCCCAACAGCCCGGCGAGCAGCCCCGCAACAAGGCCCGTGACGATCAGGATGGCGACGGCGAACGAAGTCAAGCGGGCAGTGTAGCGGTGTTACGGGATGGCCTCACGCAAAGGCGCGAAGGCGCAAAGAAAGG
The sequence above is a segment of the Phycisphaeraceae bacterium D3-23 genome. Coding sequences within it:
- a CDS encoding sulfite exporter TauE/SafE family protein; translated protein: MTSFAVAILIVTGLVAGLLAGLLGIGGSVIMIPVINVGLGADYHLAQAAAMCVNVLVAIPAFIKHYKKRAIRFDVAGRMLPGALIAIVVGVMLSDRLDGDALEKIFGVFLLYAVYINARKLFQKRSGNGDDEDEGPTHADWLRCTLIGVTVGLAAGLLGIGGGVIAVALIHRFCNLPLRNSVAVSSTVMCLTAPVGAARKLMGLHDLHHPTTNGLPVDAPTALLIAAVLATTAIAASYAGAHLTHKLPVVWVRAVFTLLLVVACVKMLAG